agtatgcctttaagatatGCGTCTATAAATCTTACCTTAATCGTGGTCCGATGCTGCGTCGTGTAAACTAATGGTGAAGTCCACACTGCTGATGTATTGCTTTATAGCAGTACAATTCGGAACGTGTGACTGAGAAGTGTTAATGCAATCAGTTCTATCAGTCGAGTAATCAAGAACGAGCTGTCACTGAGgccgtacaaaaaaaaaaatgtgtgtccTGGAATCAGACCCTACCTGGAACACAAACGCCTGTCTGGACTTGTCTgtccataggcgtacggactccAATGTTTGTAaaggggcaggctggtttttgccagaattaaacaaaaatgcccgaatatggataacaacatttatttatattagcattactaacCAACcagttatatagggttgcaaacgaatcactacgcatttttacatggattacaactaattttgagagcagaatgatagaaatacatggtaaaaaagtCTCAGGTTAGAACATTTTGCAATACATTTTTgaccgaatttgaggttttgctctagcaatgggggggggggggggggggggggagaggggtcAGTTGTTCCACCCCCTACAACCGTCCCTGCTTCGTACGCTTATGTGCCTGTCTAGGCCAATGGACCAATGGTATGGGGAAAGTCGCTGTGGACCAAATAACCAAATGCCAGATGAATATCGtatttgtaaattttgtaaCATGCCAGTTATTGAAAATGAAtaccattttgtattaatatgtcCCAGTGTATCGTGATTTAAGGATAAGCCATTTGCCCAAAATATACGATAGATGGCCAAATATGTAAAATTCTACCAAACTGATTtttgcactttttaaaaattattgtattGCAGCTAATTATAATTTTCTCAGATTTATGCAaaaattggtcttttcgtttgTGTTCAGCCATTTGTTCTGttgaaaaactttgtttattgttttttagtttttagttttcacATCcagatggcggccatttttaataaaacctgAACAACATGTGAATAATTATTGTACCCATCTGCCGCACTAGAATGCGAacgtgtttaattaattaatacgaATGAAGATGTATGTATGCACCACTAACGTAGTGTTAGGGTCACGTAGATGACAGACTGTGACAGGTGCAACTACTCGCTGTTCCCCGATTGGTCGTCCGTCCATTAGATACGACAGGTCTATTAAACACGTGGAGCACAGTTAAAGATGCAGTATCATCACGTCACAATTTACAAATCTGTAAgaacaaggggggggggggggggggggggggcaggtatGTATGTCCCCAAACCTCTTGAGGGTAACAAACAAGttcattaaattgtttatttatttattcaatgtttcatttgaaaaaggaaggaaggaaatgttttatttaacgacgcactcaacacattttatttacggttatatgtcgtcggacatatggttaaggaccacacagatattgagcgaggaaacccgctatcgctacttcatgagctactatttttttattagcagcaagggatcttttatatgcatcatcccacagataggacaacacataccacggcctttgatataccagttgtggtgcactggctggagcgagaaatagcccgatggtcccaccgacggggatcgatcccagagcgctttaccactgggctacgtcccgcccctatttgAAAAAGAGACAGATCTTAAATAATACTAACAATATTGCACTACATGTTGCAAAATATAAGGGTATCGTACTATATCGCAATGCGGTTTTGATGTATTGTTAGATACCAAAAACAGAGTAAttaggttgttgtttttctgacGAAATGAAAGAACAGAAGTCACAAGTTGGTGATGCAGTTTCTAATTTCCTTCCCaacatgaaacatgattaacaagttaacaacatggtgatacagataatatagtAGGATCAATATGCTGCACAACCCCCTCATAACAATTGcaagaaaacgttttatggtGCTTTGCTGTAGCATAAGGTATCAAAAGTTGGCTGAAATCAGACCACGAGAAAGGGTctaaatatgacgtcaaacAAAATATGTCCGCCAATGTTAAAACATGTCTAAAATCAGTTGAATTCAACAATTTCTCACCACATTAAGTGTGAGGATTACCAATAACATTCATTATCTTACTAAAGGTATAATTCCTGAGGTTGACAGCAGTTGCTCACTGAGGGTATCGAGTTCGACCCTCGGCCACAAAGCAAAGGGCCGTTGTGTACACACATAGATGTGGGTGTGGTCCCTAAAAGGGTGCTGTTAGTAACGACTGAGGACAGTTCGAGTGATAATTCCTTTGTGGGATTCTCAGCTGATCAGATGAAGGAAAAGCAGCTGGAGGATCGAGGTTTGAGACAGGTTATCCAATGGTTGGACACTCAGGTAGTACCCAGTGAGGCAGAACTGTTTCTGGGAGACCGTGAATCCAAATGATATTGGATTAACAGGGACACATTTCATTTAGATGAACGGTGGTGGGGGGTCCCGTATAAATGGGTTGAGGATGATTCTGGGAGCAGGAAACTGCTAGTTGTACCCCATTCTGTACGGCGTGAGTGGCTCAGGGTCATCACGATATTCCAGCTTCCGGACACCAGGGTGTAGCACGTACTTAGTGTAGAATGCGTGCCCGATATTACTGGTATGGAATGTCTCGGGCTGTAAAAAAACCCTTTGTGTTTACCTGTGTACAATGCAACCGTTGTAAGAAGGGTAATATGAAGGCGAGATGCCCCATGAAACAGTTTCATGCGGGGGTCCCTATGGATAGGGTACATCTTGACTTCCTGGGGCCATTACTGAAAATGGTTATGAGTATGTACTCATGATGGTAGACCAGTTCACAAAGTGGGTGGAGTGCATACCGTTGCCATCTCAGACAGCTGAGGTGACAGCAAGGGGAGCTATTAATGAGTTCTTCTCAAGATTTGGTTATCCTTTCGAGATATTTACTGATCAGAGGAGGAATTTTGAGTCGGAGCTATTTCAAGGTGTGTGTAAATTGCTCCATATTCACAAGGCGCGAACCACGTCTTACCGTCCGTCCGCCAGCGGACAGGTTGAACGATACAATCGTACATTCGTGGATGCCGTTCGATGTTACACTGACGGGTCTCAAACCCGGTGGGATGAAAACCTGGCTCAGTTGGCAGGAATTCTATGCTTCGCGGTAAATCGCCACACAGGTTACACTCCCAGTCATCTTATGTTGGGTAGGGAGATCTATCAACCCGCAGATCTCATCTTCAGGCCTCCTGCTGGAGATCAGCCGGCACATGTTGATGAGTATGTGGCCAATGTCGAAGAAtccatcgggggggggggggggggggggggggagaggcatGAAATGGCTAGGGATAAGTTGGGGGAGTCCTAGAAAAGAACGAGAAGAGACTATGACCTGAGAACAGCAGAACACAAGTATTCCAAAGGAAACTATGTGTGTGTCTTGGATACAGCTGTTCGTAAaggggaaaacaaaaaaactcagCCCACAATGGAAATTTCCCGGTCTGATAAGGGAATGTATTTCTCCCTATTTGTATAAAGTACAACTCCGAAAAGGAGTGTCAGTGATCAGTCATGAACGATTAAAACTGTGCAATGATCGGAGAGTCCCACCATGGTTGGATCGGGCAAAAGGTGAGTTGTTGGGTCAGAAAAATGAAACATCTGTACACAAGAGACAAACAAGGGCTAAGACAGGGGGCAAAACGAAAAGTCAAAAGACTTATTGTTTTTGTCTGGGACCCTATACAGGCGAGTTTAATGATCCAGTGTGATCGATGCAAAGAATGGTATCATGGTTTATGTGCGTAGGTAACACCGGAGGAAGGTAGAAACATGGACCTGTATATCGGTCCCGTGTGTGGAGCAGACGCCCCACAGTGAGTATAGTCAAATGGGGTGGTGAGTAAGGTATCTGTTCAGTGTTGTGCTTCTTAGTATTAGTTAAGCTTTTTCTTTACAGTTGTCTTTTTCTATAGTTCAACTTTCCTTGGTTTTGGTATCGTCAAACTGCTAATCACGCTTTTTGAGATTGCTTATTGTGGttaatttgtttgcattaagtggttgtgttatttttgttgtttgttggttaCGGTTGCTTTTCTCGGCTAGTAGTGCAATTTACCTATATAGTTTGGAATGGTTTGTGAGTATGTAAATTGGCTCTTTCGGTAGTTTTGCATGTCTCTCTAATTCTATTATGTAACTGTTGATATTTTAGGTTATGGTTTTGAAGGTGCTGGAGTGGACGGAGAATTGCCAGTCAGAGGATACTGTTGTATTAATGTAtaggtttgttttctttttaggtGGAACTGTTcgtcaatgttagtgttttacgGATAATTTTAAGCTCTCTCTTTCTTTATAAAATGGAGAACAATGATGAAAGACTGTGTATGGGCAGGTGGGAAGGTGACGCGGTTGCCCATCCACCTTCGCCCGAGGAGGAGCCCTCGACCGAGGAACGACCTTTGCTCGAGGAATGATCTCCATCAGGGGAGCAGCCTTCGACAGCCTCCGAGGAACAGCCTTCGCCTAAGAAGCCCACGTCTGAGGAGAAACCGGCAGCCGAGGCGGTAGTTACACCTTCGCCTAAGGAAGCAGCGTTACCTCTGCCAGAGGGGGCGACGCCGCCACGGGCGAGGGTACAGGTGATCCCGTTCTACCCGGTGGTGATGTTATCGGGCCCGAGGCCGGGTTATATTCCCTCTGGCCTGTCACCTAGGGGGAGTTGGGGTATAAACACTGGGAGAAGTTTTTTCCCCCATATTCCGTTTCTTCTGTcgtcatgaagtggcgacagcgggtttctctctcaatatctgtgtggtccttaaccatatgtccaacgccatataaccgtaaataaaatgtgttgagtgcgtcaataaataaaacatttccatccttcaGTTTAAGGGATAGTGTTACAAGGTTTTAACTTTGTGTTTATTGGTTGAAATaattactgatttaaaattACTCTAGGCAGGAGCAAAATattcaggggacaatatttagAAATCACAAAAAAGTTCTATAGCCACACATGTatcttttatttaaagggacattcctgagtttgctgcaatttttaagatgatatcgactaacagaaactttttaacgattgtaattacatatcaaatatatttttctgcataaaatattagtggctgtatatgaaacgtttttctgatcgttttaatatttgtactaggttaatttcattttatttcctaaaatatattatatgaaataatttgaaaacaaaatccagtttgggcttcttacaaatattaagacgacaacaaacacattgaatatacagacactgatattctaaacaagaaaatatatttaatatgtaagtttaatcgtagaaatattttattagtcggaaacatcttacaatgtagcaaactcaggaatgtccctttaaacaatacCACACAAGGTAACAATATATTATGGCTAGTTGCATTTGGCTTGACAATGAGCGCCCCCACCCTAAAATCACCACTGcaaatatttttcttcaaaaaaagtaggggaactctgataagaatttacaattgccaaaactgTAAGgcatattagctgtggggaatggttatatgataatagtgaattaattgggcaaacattacaactggtagttcagtattacagaattaaaaatattgacagaaataatgttccacagtgattaatcgaccttcctggaaattgtcaaagtcgagaatgacaccccacgcacgtgtacggggcaactgcgtgatgcatgtgcaaactatggtatgtgtttcggtgtgttgataaacagacctggacgttctttactaggatgtctgtggtcaaaacgtatgttcggtctaatagttgatattaacattaatatttcaggttcccctagttttttttatgagaaTAATTGATTAAGGATACTCCCATCAGACACTTAACTGTACCGAGCTAAAATCTTCTTTTCTCGCGAGTTCTTCACTGGTGAGTTGTCTTTAATTTGCTACAGTTAGTTTCCATTCACTGAGAATTTGTGACAGTTTATCACCTAAATCAgctgacaaaaaaacaacaaaaaacaacaacaacaaaacaaaattaacaaaattgaaTTTGATAGTAACAAACTTACCAATACATTTTTAGGGTACCATGATGGCAtgaatcataattaaaaaaaaaaaaatcatccctTAGATATTAATGTTATGATTGAATTACAAGCAAAATCGACTTTATTGTctgaattaaattaaattaaagttacagtttgttttgtttaaaaacacatcattggctattaggtgtcaaacatttggtaatttatatctagtcttagagagaaaacctgctaaagtgttccattagtagcaaaggatcttatATATCCaacatcacacagacaggatagcacataccatggtcattgatatatcagtcatgaaggaaggaaatgttttatttaacgacgcactcaacacattttatttacggttatatgacgtcggacatatcagtcatgatgcactggctagaacgagaaaccaACTATGGTCAGTAATTACCAACTTTGAGAAACCAATTATAGGTGATAATTACCAACTTAGAGAAACCAATTATGGGTGGTAATGACCAACTTTGAGAAACCAGTTATAGGTGATAATTACCAACTTTGAGAAACCATTTATGGGTGGTAATTACACACTATGGGTGGTAAGTACCAACTTTGAGAAACCAACTATGGGTGGTAATTACCAACTATGACTGGTAATTACCAACTTAGAGAAACCAACTATGGGTGGTAATTACCAACTTTGAGAAACCAGCTATGGGTGGTAATTACCAACTATGGGTGGTAGTTACCAACTTTGAGAAACCAACTATGGGTGGTAATTACCAACTATGACTGGTAATTACCAACTTAGAGAAACCAACTATGGGTGGTAATTACCAACTTTGAGAAACCAGCTATGGGTGGTAATTACCAACTATGGGTGGTAGTTACCAACTTTGAGAAACCAACTATGGGTGGTAATTACCAACTTTATTACCACCAACTTTGAGAAACCAACCATGGGTGGTAGTTACCAACTTTGAGAAACCAACTATAGGTGGTAGTTACCAACTTTGAGAAACCAATTATAGGTGGTAATTGCCAACTTTTAGAAACCAACTATGGGTGGTaat
Above is a genomic segment from Gigantopelta aegis isolate Gae_Host chromosome 7, Gae_host_genome, whole genome shotgun sequence containing:
- the LOC121378026 gene encoding uncharacterized protein LOC121378026, which produces MVDQFTKWVECIPLPSQTAEVTARGAINEFFSRFGYPFEIFTDQRRNFESELFQGVCKLLHIHKARTTSYRPSASGQVERYNRTFVDAVRCYTDGSQTRWDENLAQLAGILCFAVNRHTGYTPSHLMLGREIYQPADLIFRPPAGDQPAHVDEYVANVELFVNVSVLRIILSSLFLYKMENNDERLCMGRWEGDAVAHPPSPEEEPSTEERPLLEE